The following are from one region of the Pseudodesulfovibrio piezophilus C1TLV30 genome:
- a CDS encoding DsbA family protein, giving the protein MRTFTSLIILFVALLVPHFAAAEGENGCDPQYRALAENALVEFKGTGDLDILVVTDPLCWHCRLGHKLLKEYPNLYRSVKLSFFPRRSFMGSDMAAWILEDAADSPLLKQKVDFAYENLKQPKTQDLAEARMVVLQQFLIFFPDMLEGTNIDALYARLEHDHQQHVLESSALGNALKLPGTPVLVAGKKVLLGYGAGPWIKALEEKAFCK; this is encoded by the coding sequence ATGCGTACTTTTACTTCACTTATCATATTGTTTGTCGCCCTCTTGGTCCCCCATTTCGCTGCTGCCGAAGGTGAAAACGGCTGTGATCCCCAGTACCGGGCCCTTGCGGAGAATGCCTTGGTCGAATTCAAGGGAACCGGTGATCTGGATATCCTCGTGGTGACCGACCCCCTCTGCTGGCATTGTCGTCTGGGGCATAAACTTCTCAAAGAATATCCAAACCTGTACCGTTCCGTAAAGCTCTCGTTCTTTCCACGGAGAAGTTTCATGGGATCGGATATGGCGGCCTGGATTCTGGAAGATGCGGCGGATTCCCCCTTGCTCAAACAGAAAGTCGACTTTGCCTATGAGAACCTGAAGCAGCCGAAGACACAGGATTTGGCCGAAGCTCGGATGGTTGTACTGCAACAATTCCTGATATTCTTCCCAGACATGCTCGAAGGGACCAATATAGACGCGCTTTATGCCCGACTGGAACATGACCACCAACAGCATGTTCTGGAAAGCTCCGCTCTGGGCAATGCACTGAAACTGCCCGGAACCCCGGTTTTGGTTGCAGGCAAAAAAGTGCTCCTGGGGTACGGTGCCGGCCCATGGATCAAGGCGCTGGAAGAAAAGGCTTTTTGCAAATAG
- a CDS encoding methyl-accepting chemotaxis protein produces the protein MPITFRYWCRSGIFVFIVALILISTALCLSPASAAQPISSDSPVLYMTEANKTSTLSFADEKTLETLRTDFLVEPEARQSLEFSPRLSWTFWLIIGVMTLMVISFFAIIFSKIFINLKIAYKMYVSFGYLVVTAALLGAGAFYYLDHASGFAKLSMHFTQIDTIGNEISSAQANYLLHGMENKDYGESRVTKIHEGLTAIIDTINQIKTSGLMHQTMQGNLEELETILPPYSNTLEEVVTSFQAVEERKEELDRLQTKMGVALESMRQHHKAQQLSDATQEIDKAKAIRLNHIIDELNRTEKLLLEAAYHEAGFILDKKPVHIATMERIFTDVIALLDLLKEQLTESEDLSLLANIQNEVAQVTTSLTILIREEAIIAKDNGTLNGLLMRFESLGSELAHEAELMAQEAVREADIAIIVLLTFTLIFGVFMSIYIASSISKPVKESATLVRLMAEGDMTQYLPYHFKDEIGLMCIALNDMASRLRETIGVIQESAANVASGSEELSASAEALSQAATEQAATVEEVSASMVEMGSNIARTSDNSQETEDMANGVAKDAEEGGRAVTQTVHAMREIAEKISIVEDIARQTNLLALNAAIEAARAGEHGKGFAVVASEVRKLAERSGKAANEISELSGSSLAVAEKAGTMLEKMVPQIKQTANLIQGITIASTEQNAGIQQIGIATQQMDLVTQANASASEELASTSEELAAQAEVLQDSVSFFRVEGSLHSSAGKQKSAIPESAPPLSDPHNAPGIDMGIASDLLDEDDYEHF, from the coding sequence ATGCCAATCACGTTCCGGTATTGGTGCCGATCAGGTATCTTTGTATTCATTGTTGCTTTGATCCTCATCAGCACAGCTCTTTGTCTGTCACCTGCGTCAGCTGCGCAGCCGATTTCTTCAGACTCCCCTGTGCTGTACATGACCGAGGCCAACAAAACTTCCACACTCTCGTTCGCTGACGAAAAAACTCTTGAAACATTGAGAACAGACTTCCTTGTGGAACCGGAAGCTCGACAGAGTCTGGAGTTTTCTCCCCGATTAAGCTGGACATTCTGGCTGATTATCGGCGTCATGACTCTCATGGTCATCAGTTTTTTCGCTATCATTTTCAGTAAGATTTTCATCAACCTCAAAATCGCATACAAAATGTATGTCAGTTTCGGATACCTTGTGGTGACTGCAGCTCTTCTGGGGGCTGGGGCTTTTTACTATCTGGACCATGCATCCGGGTTTGCAAAACTCTCCATGCATTTCACTCAAATTGATACCATCGGCAATGAAATCAGTTCGGCACAGGCAAACTATCTTCTGCATGGCATGGAGAATAAAGACTATGGGGAAAGTCGAGTCACCAAAATTCATGAGGGCCTGACTGCCATTATCGACACGATAAACCAGATCAAGACATCCGGGCTCATGCATCAGACAATGCAGGGGAATCTGGAAGAATTGGAAACAATCCTCCCCCCCTACTCCAATACCCTTGAAGAAGTTGTCACCTCATTCCAAGCAGTCGAAGAACGAAAAGAGGAGCTTGACAGGCTTCAGACCAAGATGGGAGTCGCCTTGGAATCGATGAGACAGCATCACAAGGCTCAACAACTTTCTGACGCAACTCAGGAAATAGACAAGGCGAAAGCCATTCGCTTGAATCATATCATTGATGAGCTGAATCGAACTGAAAAATTACTGCTGGAAGCGGCGTATCATGAAGCGGGATTCATCCTCGACAAAAAACCGGTCCATATAGCAACAATGGAACGCATCTTTACCGATGTCATTGCACTCCTTGACTTACTCAAAGAGCAACTCACTGAAAGCGAAGACCTCTCCTTGCTGGCGAATATTCAAAATGAGGTCGCCCAGGTCACTACCAGCCTGACCATCCTGATCAGGGAAGAAGCGATCATCGCCAAGGATAACGGAACTCTGAACGGGCTGCTCATGCGCTTCGAATCGCTTGGGTCCGAACTGGCCCATGAAGCGGAGCTCATGGCGCAGGAAGCAGTTCGTGAAGCGGATATCGCCATCATAGTCCTGCTCACTTTCACACTGATCTTCGGTGTGTTCATGTCAATATATATTGCTTCGTCAATCTCGAAGCCGGTCAAGGAGAGTGCCACTCTGGTACGGCTCATGGCTGAGGGAGATATGACTCAATACCTCCCGTATCATTTCAAGGATGAAATAGGGCTTATGTGCATTGCGCTCAATGACATGGCCTCGCGGCTGCGCGAAACCATTGGCGTCATTCAGGAAAGCGCGGCTAATGTCGCCAGCGGCAGTGAAGAGCTGTCTGCCTCGGCAGAAGCTCTCTCGCAGGCCGCGACCGAACAGGCTGCGACCGTTGAAGAAGTCTCTGCATCCATGGTTGAAATGGGATCAAATATCGCCCGAACTTCAGACAATTCACAAGAAACCGAAGACATGGCCAATGGGGTGGCAAAAGATGCGGAAGAAGGCGGGCGAGCAGTGACTCAAACCGTCCATGCCATGCGTGAAATCGCTGAAAAAATCAGCATCGTCGAAGATATTGCCCGACAGACCAACCTGCTTGCATTGAATGCAGCCATAGAAGCGGCACGGGCAGGCGAACATGGTAAAGGGTTTGCCGTCGTCGCATCGGAAGTGCGCAAACTGGCGGAGCGAAGTGGCAAGGCGGCCAATGAAATAAGCGAGCTGTCAGGCTCCAGTCTGGCCGTGGCTGAGAAAGCCGGAACCATGCTTGAAAAGATGGTTCCTCAGATCAAGCAGACCGCGAACCTTATTCAGGGCATAACCATCGCAAGTACCGAACAAAATGCTGGAATCCAGCAGATAGGCATTGCGACCCAACAGATGGACCTGGTGACCCAGGCAAACGCCTCTGCCTCTGAAGAACTCGCCTCGACATCAGAAGAGTTGGCGGCACAAGCGGAAGTCCTTCAGGATTCCGTCTCCTTTTTCAGGGTCGAAGGGAGCCTTCACAGTTCCGCCGGAAAACAAAAATCAGCTATCCCGGAATCAGCACCCCCTCTCTCCGATCCGCACAATGCGCCAGGAATCGACATGGGAATAGCCAGTGACCTCCTGGATGAAGACGACTACGAACACTTCTGA